From Microcystis aeruginosa NIES-2549, a single genomic window includes:
- the tatA gene encoding twin-arginine translocase TatA/TatE family subunit, producing MFGLGWPEIVIIAVVIVLIFGPKKIPEFGAALGKTLRGFKEEINQDEQEIEDSDEKMR from the coding sequence ATGTTTGGATTAGGTTGGCCAGAAATAGTAATTATTGCTGTGGTTATTGTCCTGATATTTGGACCGAAAAAAATACCCGAATTTGGGGCAGCTTTGGGGAAAACTTTACGGGGATTTAAGGAAGAAATCAATCAAGATGAGCAAGAAATTGAAGACAGTGACGAGAAAATGAGATAG
- a CDS encoding ferredoxin-thioredoxin reductase variable chain produces MKVGDRVRIIDSVVVYHHPEHKSEPFDVKGLEGQVKAFVTEWRGRPVSANLPVLVEFSKKFKAHFRDFELEIVEKAAE; encoded by the coding sequence ATGAAAGTTGGCGATCGAGTTCGTATAATTGATTCCGTGGTGGTTTATCACCATCCTGAACACAAATCAGAGCCTTTTGACGTGAAAGGACTAGAGGGACAGGTGAAAGCGTTTGTCACCGAATGGCGTGGCAGACCGGTTAGCGCCAATCTACCTGTCCTCGTCGAGTTCAGTAAAAAGTTTAAAGCCCATTTTCGAGATTTTGAGTTAGAAATCGTGGAAAAAGCCGCCGAATAG
- a CDS encoding DUF3782 domain-containing protein translates to MSQPITIEDIYKLFEKTNEKFEQSRQEYDRRATEAKAEYDRRSAEADRRAAEYDRRAAEYDRRAAEAKVEADRRLAELEKTVANTSRAVDSLTTRWGRFVEELVEPAVIGLFRGKGIDVKETYSRARVKRQGIAMEIDILAVDDTELVLVECKSRLSKDDVNEFLEKLSRFKQAFPHYKNYQAYGAVAGIEIDEGVDRYAYKQGLFVIKPSGETVEIINDSGFEPKLW, encoded by the coding sequence ATGTCTCAACCGATTACCATCGAAGATATCTATAAACTTTTTGAGAAAACTAACGAAAAGTTTGAACAATCACGCCAAGAATACGATCGCCGGGCGACTGAAGCCAAGGCTGAATATGATCGCCGATCCGCCGAAGCCGATCGCCGGGCTGCTGAATATGATCGCCGGGCTGCTGAATATGATCGCCGGGCTGCTGAAGCCAAGGTTGAAGCCGATCGCCGTTTAGCCGAGCTAGAGAAAACAGTGGCTAATACCAGTCGTGCGGTGGATAGTTTAACCACTCGCTGGGGAAGATTTGTCGAGGAATTAGTCGAACCTGCTGTTATTGGCCTATTTCGTGGCAAGGGTATCGATGTCAAAGAAACCTACAGTCGTGCCAGGGTAAAACGGCAAGGAATAGCCATGGAGATTGACATTTTAGCCGTCGATGACACCGAGTTAGTTTTAGTAGAATGTAAGTCTCGTTTATCGAAAGATGATGTCAACGAGTTTTTAGAAAAATTAAGTCGATTTAAACAAGCATTTCCCCATTATAAAAACTATCAAGCTTATGGTGCAGTGGCGGGAATAGAAATAGATGAAGGAGTAGATCGTTATGCCTATAAACAGGGTTTATTTGTGATTAAACCTTCGGGAGAAACGGTAGAAATCATTAATGATTCTGGTTTCGAGCCTAAATTATGGTAG
- a CDS encoding glycosyltransferase, whose amino-acid sequence MNPSYNNSIPVQRIKVSVIVSTYKSAQFIRGCLEDLVTQTLYEKGEVEIIIIDSASPENEGEIIQEFQENYPNIIYQRTRERETLYQAWNRAIKLARGSYLTNGNTDDRRCFNALEIMANYLDNNREISLVYADQLITTIKNDTFATTPALKHWNWPNYSYQQMRQGCCVGSQPMWRKMLHDKYGYFQENFRCAGDYEFWLRIGSQGEKMALIPEILGLYYLNLQGLEHGSNGQALQEHYQVCKIYEIPHPDIKDIEIKPNPVKMEDLGIILQEEEREKLQTIQAISQRRWPIIVIDGVIFQINQGKLAGVWSSILEYWRQLEFSQYIVILDRNNSAPRWEEFKYWPAESYDYNCTGKDAIKIQAICDRLQANLFISTFYTSPLTTPSLLFLASESPEENGKLPVDLEKHYAILSASIIIAFSSDIAQDLRKLYPQISPEQIDIIEFFEVNQKIAEEITNFLWYALSETKESSQNQVWLELRKLQEAQQIMYLKQQQDYRTMQGMEISLKELENNHNYLQKNNRELREEINYLSSRKGIVKTLAKTSILLLAKIKKKLPIF is encoded by the coding sequence ATGAATCCTAGTTATAATAACTCTATACCCGTGCAGAGGATCAAAGTTTCTGTAATTGTTTCTACCTATAAATCAGCGCAGTTTATCCGAGGTTGTCTAGAGGATTTAGTTACTCAAACTCTTTATGAAAAGGGAGAAGTAGAAATTATTATTATCGATAGTGCTTCTCCAGAGAATGAAGGGGAGATTATCCAAGAGTTTCAAGAAAATTATCCTAATATTATTTACCAGAGAACTAGAGAACGAGAAACCCTTTATCAAGCTTGGAATCGCGCTATTAAACTAGCTAGGGGTTCCTATCTCACCAATGGGAATACTGATGACCGTCGCTGTTTCAATGCTTTGGAAATTATGGCTAATTATCTAGATAACAATAGAGAGATTAGTTTAGTTTATGCCGATCAATTAATTACTACAATCAAAAATGATACTTTTGCCACTACCCCAGCTTTAAAACATTGGAATTGGCCAAATTACTCCTATCAACAGATGCGTCAAGGTTGTTGTGTGGGTTCTCAACCAATGTGGCGAAAAATGCTGCACGATAAATATGGTTATTTTCAGGAAAACTTTCGCTGTGCTGGTGATTACGAATTTTGGTTAAGAATCGGCAGTCAAGGGGAAAAAATGGCTTTGATTCCTGAGATTTTAGGTTTATATTATTTAAATCTCCAAGGTTTAGAACATGGCAGCAATGGTCAAGCATTGCAAGAACATTATCAAGTGTGTAAAATCTATGAAATTCCTCATCCAGACATTAAGGATATAGAAATTAAACCCAATCCAGTTAAGATGGAAGATTTAGGCATAATTTTACAGGAAGAGGAGCGAGAAAAATTACAAACAATTCAAGCTATCTCCCAGAGGAGATGGCCAATTATTGTTATTGATGGCGTAATTTTTCAAATCAATCAAGGAAAATTAGCTGGGGTTTGGTCTTCAATTCTAGAGTATTGGAGACAATTAGAATTTAGTCAATACATTGTTATTTTAGATAGAAATAACAGCGCACCACGATGGGAAGAATTTAAATATTGGCCTGCAGAATCCTACGATTATAATTGTACGGGAAAGGATGCCATAAAAATCCAAGCTATTTGCGATCGCCTACAGGCTAATTTATTTATTTCCACTTTTTATACCAGTCCCTTAACCACTCCTTCTCTACTTTTTCTTGCTTCTGAATCCCCTGAAGAAAACGGCAAGTTACCGGTAGATTTAGAAAAACACTATGCAATTTTATCCGCTTCTATAATCATCGCTTTTTCCTCTGATATCGCCCAAGATTTAAGAAAGTTATACCCCCAAATTTCCCCCGAACAAATTGATATTATCGAGTTTTTTGAAGTTAATCAAAAAATCGCTGAAGAAATCACTAATTTTCTCTGGTATGCGCTCAGTGAAACTAAGGAATCAAGTCAGAATCAAGTCTGGTTAGAGTTAAGAAAATTACAGGAAGCACAACAGATAATGTATCTCAAACAACAGCAAGATTATCGTACTATGCAAGGGATGGAAATATCCTTAAAAGAATTAGAAAATAATCATAATTATCTCCAGAAAAATAATCGGGAATTACGCGAAGAAATCAACTATTTGTCCTCTCGTAAGGGAATAGTAAAAACCCTAGCAAAAACTTCTATTTTACTTCTTGCTAAGATCAAGAAAAAACTGCCAATATTTTAG
- a CDS encoding orange carotenoid protein N-terminal domain-containing protein: MVYTASAFNTLAIDVPSTTAQYKSLNTDDKLAVLWFAYTEMGRSITPAAPGAARLQFAEGLLSQIKAMSHSEQLETMRDLVKKVSNPITRSYGVLSVNTKLAFWYQLAEMMKEGTVVPVPANYKMTREANIVLTALQRLDFSQQITVLRNAVVDMGVDPLA, translated from the coding sequence ATGGTTTACACTGCATCTGCATTCAACACTTTAGCGATCGATGTTCCTAGCACCACCGCTCAATACAAAAGTTTGAACACCGATGATAAACTAGCCGTTCTCTGGTTCGCCTATACGGAAATGGGTCGCTCTATTACCCCCGCCGCACCGGGAGCCGCTCGTTTACAATTTGCCGAGGGACTACTGAGCCAAATTAAAGCCATGTCCCACTCTGAACAATTAGAAACCATGCGCGATTTGGTTAAAAAAGTCAGCAATCCGATTACCCGCTCCTACGGTGTTCTCAGTGTTAACACCAAACTAGCTTTCTGGTATCAATTAGCGGAAATGATGAAGGAAGGAACTGTGGTTCCCGTCCCCGCTAACTACAAAATGACTCGCGAGGCAAATATCGTCCTCACCGCTCTGCAAAGACTGGACTTTAGCCAACAAATCACCGTTTTACGCAATGCTGTAGTGGACATGGGTGTAGATCCTCTTGCCTAG
- the lpdA gene encoding dihydrolipoyl dehydrogenase, with amino-acid sequence MSEFDYDLIIIGAGVGGHGAALHAVKCGLKTAIIEAKDMGGTCVNRGCIPSKALLAASGRVRELADSDHLKSLGIAIGGVNFDRPTIADHANNLVSKIRGDLTNSLKRLKVDTIHGWGKIAGPQKVSVIGDSGEKIYTAKDIMLCPGSVPFVPPGIEIDHKTVFTSDEAVRLETLPKWIAIIGSGYIGLEFSDIYTALGCEVTMIEALDSLMPGFDPEISKIAERVLIKPRDIETYVGVLAKSIKPGNPVAIELVDAKSKEAIEILEVDACLVATGRIPATKNLGLEFVGVELDKRGFIAVNDKMQVIQDGEPIPHLWAVGDATGKMMLAHAASGQGVIAIENICNRPKTIDYRSIPAAAFTHPEISYVGLTEPQAEALAQQEGYKVASVKTYFKGNSKALAEGETEGIAKVVYRQDTGELLGVHIIGIHASDLIQEAANAIAERKSVHELAFRIHTHPTLSEVLDEAYKRAEVAA; translated from the coding sequence ATGAGTGAATTCGACTACGATTTAATTATTATCGGTGCTGGAGTTGGTGGCCACGGGGCAGCCCTACACGCAGTCAAATGTGGGCTAAAAACGGCTATTATCGAAGCCAAAGATATGGGAGGAACCTGTGTCAATCGCGGTTGTATTCCCTCTAAAGCTTTACTGGCAGCCTCGGGACGAGTGCGCGAATTGGCCGATAGTGACCATCTGAAAAGTCTAGGTATTGCCATCGGTGGCGTGAATTTTGACCGTCCGACAATTGCCGATCATGCTAACAACCTTGTTAGTAAAATTAGAGGCGATCTCACTAATAGTCTTAAACGTCTCAAGGTTGATACTATCCACGGTTGGGGAAAAATCGCCGGCCCGCAAAAAGTTAGCGTCATCGGTGATAGTGGCGAAAAAATCTACACCGCTAAGGATATTATGCTCTGTCCGGGGTCGGTTCCCTTTGTCCCACCGGGGATCGAGATCGATCATAAAACGGTTTTTACCAGTGATGAGGCCGTTAGATTAGAAACTTTACCCAAGTGGATCGCAATTATCGGTAGTGGTTATATCGGTCTGGAATTTTCGGATATATACACCGCTTTGGGTTGTGAAGTGACGATGATCGAAGCTTTAGATAGTCTCATGCCTGGATTTGACCCAGAAATCTCGAAAATCGCGGAAAGAGTTCTGATTAAACCTAGAGACATCGAGACTTATGTGGGAGTTTTGGCAAAAAGTATTAAACCGGGGAATCCCGTGGCCATTGAACTGGTGGACGCAAAAAGCAAAGAAGCGATCGAAATTTTAGAGGTAGATGCTTGTTTAGTCGCTACAGGAAGAATCCCCGCGACCAAGAATCTCGGATTGGAATTTGTGGGTGTAGAACTGGATAAACGCGGTTTTATTGCCGTTAATGACAAAATGCAGGTAATTCAGGACGGTGAACCGATTCCCCATCTCTGGGCTGTGGGCGATGCTACGGGTAAAATGATGTTAGCTCACGCTGCTTCGGGTCAAGGGGTAATAGCCATTGAAAATATCTGTAATCGCCCAAAAACCATCGATTATCGCAGTATTCCCGCCGCTGCTTTTACCCACCCCGAAATTAGTTATGTGGGTTTAACGGAACCGCAAGCAGAAGCTTTGGCACAGCAAGAAGGGTATAAGGTGGCTTCTGTCAAGACCTATTTTAAGGGAAATTCTAAAGCTTTAGCGGAAGGAGAAACGGAAGGCATCGCTAAAGTCGTTTATCGTCAGGATACGGGGGAATTACTCGGTGTTCATATTATCGGTATCCACGCATCGGATTTAATTCAAGAAGCGGCCAATGCGATCGCTGAACGTAAATCTGTCCATGAACTCGCTTTCCGCATCCACACCCATCCGACTCTCTCAGAAGTCCTCGACGAAGCTTATAAACGCGCTGAAGTGGCAGCGTAG
- a CDS encoding TldD/PmbA family protein, which translates to MTDTLNDYKNLISELINRYKNRVDFLTIRLEEARGTNILLRSERVETLSEGIAIGGQVRACYKGGWGFASFNQLSSLQERLEDAIAAARLIGEEETLIAPVEPVIISCELPLTGTDPRLVPLADKKALCDRYNNLLRQHHASIATTSVRYSDSSQHILLGTSDGTLIEQKWSDLEMRFSATARDGDSVQTGRETTGSRKAFEDLVNLEEQVQGAAKRALQALVLPPVKGDTYTVVIDPILTGLFVHEAFGHLSEADMLYENPDLLEVMSMGKRFGPDNLQIFDGASPEGHRGSYFYDDEGTPATTTQLIKDGVLVGRLHSRETAGKLGEKPTGNARCLNYHYPPIVRMTNTWIERGTTPVKELFSGIKTGVYAQNWQGGMTNGEMFTFSAGEAWMIRDGEIAEPVKDVTLSGNVFKTLANIEAIGDDFYWDESGGCGKGGQSGLPVGCGGPSLRIRDVVVGGEADIQ; encoded by the coding sequence ATGACCGATACTCTAAACGATTATAAAAACCTAATTAGTGAACTGATTAACCGTTATAAAAACCGCGTCGATTTCCTGACAATTCGTCTGGAAGAAGCGCGGGGGACTAATATTCTACTACGTTCCGAACGAGTGGAAACCCTGAGCGAAGGTATTGCTATCGGTGGTCAGGTACGCGCCTGTTATAAAGGAGGTTGGGGATTTGCCAGCTTTAATCAATTATCCAGTTTACAGGAACGATTAGAAGATGCGATCGCTGCTGCCCGTTTAATTGGGGAAGAAGAAACCCTGATTGCTCCAGTAGAACCTGTAATTATCTCCTGTGAATTGCCTTTAACAGGAACAGATCCCCGTTTAGTACCATTAGCCGATAAAAAAGCCCTCTGCGATCGCTATAATAACCTATTGCGTCAACACCATGCCAGTATTGCCACCACTTCCGTCCGTTACAGCGATAGTAGTCAACATATTCTTTTAGGCACTTCTGACGGGACTTTAATCGAACAAAAATGGTCGGACTTAGAAATGCGTTTTTCGGCCACCGCTAGGGATGGGGACAGCGTACAAACGGGCCGGGAAACCACAGGATCCCGAAAAGCTTTCGAGGATCTGGTCAATTTAGAAGAACAGGTGCAGGGGGCGGCTAAACGGGCCCTACAAGCCCTAGTTTTGCCCCCTGTCAAGGGCGATACCTACACCGTCGTCATCGATCCCATTTTAACCGGTCTGTTCGTCCATGAGGCTTTTGGCCACCTTTCCGAGGCAGATATGTTATACGAAAATCCCGACCTTTTGGAAGTGATGAGTATGGGCAAACGTTTTGGACCAGATAACCTGCAAATCTTTGACGGGGCCAGTCCAGAAGGTCATCGGGGCAGTTATTTTTATGACGATGAGGGAACCCCCGCAACGACGACTCAGTTAATTAAAGATGGGGTTTTGGTGGGAAGACTGCATTCGCGGGAAACGGCGGGCAAATTAGGCGAAAAACCGACCGGTAACGCCCGTTGTCTCAATTATCATTATCCGCCCATTGTCCGCATGACCAACACTTGGATTGAACGGGGAACCACTCCCGTTAAAGAGTTATTTTCGGGGATAAAAACGGGAGTTTATGCCCAAAATTGGCAGGGAGGCATGACTAACGGCGAAATGTTCACTTTTAGCGCCGGGGAAGCTTGGATGATTCGCGATGGAGAAATTGCTGAACCCGTTAAAGATGTGACTCTCTCCGGTAATGTCTTTAAAACCCTAGCCAATATTGAGGCAATTGGTGATGATTTCTACTGGGATGAGTCGGGGGGCTGCGGAAAAGGGGGTCAAAGTGGTTTACCCGTCGGCTGCGGTGGCCCCAGTCTCCGTATCCGCGATGTGGTGGTGGGGGGAGAAGCCGATATTCAGTGA
- the tyrS gene encoding tyrosine--tRNA ligase yields the protein MTVSSSLDWLTRGTSDLFPHQPDSQEPRENLTQLLQTTDRPLRIKLGIDPTGSDIHLGHSIPFRKLRAFQDAGHIAVVIIGDFTARIGDPTGKSEVRKQLTSEEVRANAENYLAQLRPILDFNTPNRLEIRYNSEWLGKLDLSQILELLSTMTVGQMLAKEGFSERYDKENPIFLHEFLYPLMQGYDSVAVEADVELGGTDQKFNIAVGRDLQKYFGKKPQFGLLLPILIGTDGSQKMSKSLNNYVGLRESSLSMYSKLEKTPDALLKDYYELLTNLPLDAMPSNPREAQKQLAIEVVAQFHGEEEALKAQKTAQEIVLQGNTAAAASVPEFSLAAVTFPLKLFYLLSATGLCKSSGEGRRQIQGGAVRIDSEKITDVDKSFETAEALTGKVLQVGKNKFIRFVA from the coding sequence ATGACCGTATCTTCCTCCCTAGACTGGCTAACCCGTGGAACCAGTGATTTATTCCCCCATCAACCCGACTCCCAAGAGCCTAGGGAAAATTTAACCCAACTACTGCAAACCACCGATCGCCCTTTAAGAATTAAACTAGGTATTGACCCCACCGGCAGCGATATTCATCTAGGCCATAGTATCCCTTTTCGGAAACTGCGTGCCTTCCAAGATGCTGGTCATATAGCAGTGGTGATTATTGGCGATTTTACCGCTAGAATCGGCGATCCGACGGGAAAATCGGAAGTTAGAAAACAATTGACCAGCGAAGAAGTGAGAGCCAATGCCGAGAATTATCTGGCACAATTACGCCCAATTTTAGATTTTAACACCCCTAATCGCCTAGAAATTCGCTATAACTCGGAATGGTTGGGGAAATTAGACCTATCGCAAATTCTCGAACTCCTCTCCACCATGACCGTCGGGCAAATGTTGGCAAAAGAAGGCTTTTCCGAACGCTACGACAAGGAAAACCCGATTTTTCTCCATGAATTTCTCTATCCCTTGATGCAGGGTTATGATTCCGTAGCGGTCGAGGCCGATGTCGAATTGGGAGGAACCGATCAAAAATTTAATATTGCCGTCGGTCGTGATTTACAGAAATATTTCGGCAAAAAACCGCAATTCGGGTTACTTTTACCGATTTTAATCGGAACCGATGGCAGTCAAAAAATGTCCAAATCCCTGAATAATTATGTGGGATTGCGGGAATCGTCCCTGTCCATGTACTCGAAACTGGAAAAAACCCCCGACGCTTTGTTAAAAGATTATTACGAACTATTGACAAATTTGCCCTTAGATGCTATGCCGAGCAATCCGCGGGAGGCACAAAAACAACTGGCGATCGAGGTAGTTGCCCAGTTTCACGGAGAAGAGGAGGCATTAAAGGCACAAAAAACGGCGCAGGAGATAGTTCTACAGGGAAATACAGCAGCCGCGGCTTCTGTACCCGAATTTTCCCTCGCGGCGGTCACTTTTCCCCTAAAATTATTCTATCTTCTCTCGGCCACCGGCTTGTGTAAAAGTAGCGGCGAAGGGAGAAGACAGATTCAGGGGGGCGCAGTCAGGATCGATAGCGAGAAAATCACCGATGTGGACAAAAGTTTTGAGACAGCCGAAGCTTTAACGGGAAAAGTCCTACAGGTGGGCAAAAATAAATTTATTCGCTTTGTAGCTTAA
- the carB gene encoding carbamoyl-phosphate synthase large subunit has protein sequence MPRRDDLQKILILGAGPIVIGQACEFDYSGTQACKALREEGYEVILVNSNPASIMTDPEMADRTYIEPILPEIVEKIIAKERPDAILPTMGGQTALNTAVALAKSGVLEKYNVELIGAKLPAIEKAEDRELFKQAMEKIGVPVCPSGIANNLEEAKAIAHQIGSYPLIIRPAFTLGGTGGGIAYNQEEFEPMAQYGLDCSPTSQILVEKSLIGWKEYELEVMRDLADNVVIICSIENFDAMGVHTGDSITVAPAQTLTDKEYQRLRDYSKAIIREIGVETGGSNIQFSVNPTNGDVIVIEMNPRVSRSSALASKATGFPIAKFAAKLAVGYTLDEIPNDITKKTPASFEPTIDYVVTKIPRFAFEKFPGSQPILTTQMKSVGEAMAIGRTFQESFQKALRSLETGRFGFGCDKVETLPPLSEVRASLRTPNPERVYSIYHAFKLGMNGEEIHELTGIDPWFLDKLADLMETEKFLKRTPLKSLRQEDLFAIKQQGFSDRQIAFATNSSEDEVRSYRKGLGIIPVYKMVDTCAAEFEALTPYYYSTYERVESEVLPSDKRKVMILGGGPNRIGQGIEFDYCCCHAAFSLSNAGFETIMVNSNPETVSTDYDTSDRLYFEPLTKEDVLNIIEAEQPEGLIIQFGGQTPLKLAVPLQKYLESPNCPVNTKIWGTSPDSIDAAEDRERFEKILRELDIRQPPNGIARSFQESQAVAKRIGYPVVVRPSYVLGGRAMEIVYSDSELERYMKYAVQIEPDHPILIDKFLENAIEVDVDALSDTTGTVVIGGLMEHIEQAGVHSGDSACSIPHTSLSAPVLTTIRQWTVELAKALKVIGLMNIQYAVQGETVYILEANPRASRTVPYVSKATGVPLAKVASLVMSGKTLAELGIISEAIPRHIAVKEAVLPFQKFPGADTLLGPEMRSTGEVMGIDSDFGKAFAKAEMAAGVILATSGTVFVSMNDRDKTPMVPVVKDLQSLGFRVVATSGTREVLLENGCENIDLVLKIHEGRPHVIDWIKNDWIQFIVNTPSGEESQNDGRQIRRTALDYKLPIITTIAGAKATVAALKSLQSQPLEVKALQDYLA, from the coding sequence ATGCCACGCCGTGATGACTTACAGAAAATCCTAATCTTGGGCGCTGGCCCGATTGTCATCGGACAAGCCTGTGAATTCGACTATTCGGGAACTCAAGCCTGTAAAGCCCTACGAGAAGAAGGTTATGAGGTAATTTTAGTCAATTCTAACCCCGCCTCGATCATGACCGACCCAGAAATGGCCGATCGCACCTACATTGAACCAATTCTGCCGGAAATTGTCGAGAAAATTATCGCCAAAGAACGCCCCGATGCCATTCTACCGACTATGGGGGGTCAAACGGCCCTAAATACCGCCGTCGCTTTGGCCAAAAGCGGCGTTTTAGAAAAATATAACGTCGAATTGATCGGGGCAAAACTTCCCGCTATTGAAAAAGCCGAAGATAGGGAACTATTCAAACAAGCAATGGAGAAAATCGGTGTTCCCGTCTGTCCTTCGGGGATTGCCAACAATTTAGAAGAAGCAAAAGCGATCGCCCATCAGATCGGTTCCTATCCTCTCATTATCCGGCCAGCCTTCACTTTAGGCGGAACGGGTGGCGGTATTGCCTATAACCAAGAAGAATTTGAACCGATGGCCCAGTATGGGCTAGATTGTTCGCCTACATCGCAAATTCTCGTCGAAAAATCTCTAATTGGCTGGAAAGAATACGAATTAGAGGTAATGCGCGATCTAGCCGATAACGTGGTGATCATCTGTTCGATCGAAAACTTTGACGCTATGGGAGTCCATACCGGCGACTCGATTACGGTTGCGCCCGCCCAAACCCTAACCGATAAAGAATACCAACGCCTCCGGGACTATTCTAAGGCAATTATTCGGGAAATTGGCGTAGAAACTGGCGGATCGAACATCCAATTCTCCGTTAATCCCACTAACGGCGACGTAATCGTGATCGAGATGAATCCCCGGGTGTCCCGTTCTTCGGCCCTAGCATCGAAAGCCACGGGATTCCCGATCGCTAAATTTGCCGCTAAACTAGCCGTAGGCTACACTTTAGACGAAATTCCCAACGATATCACCAAAAAAACCCCGGCTTCCTTTGAACCGACTATCGATTACGTCGTCACCAAAATTCCTCGCTTTGCTTTCGAGAAATTCCCCGGCTCCCAACCGATTCTAACCACCCAGATGAAATCCGTCGGGGAAGCCATGGCTATCGGTCGAACTTTCCAAGAATCCTTTCAAAAAGCACTGCGCTCCCTAGAAACGGGGCGTTTTGGCTTTGGTTGCGATAAAGTCGAAACTCTCCCCCCCCTCTCGGAAGTCCGGGCTAGTTTGCGGACACCCAACCCCGAACGAGTTTATAGTATCTATCATGCTTTTAAATTGGGCATGAATGGGGAGGAAATCCACGAACTAACCGGAATTGATCCCTGGTTCCTCGATAAATTGGCCGATTTGATGGAAACCGAGAAGTTTCTCAAACGAACTCCCCTGAAAAGTCTCCGCCAAGAGGACCTATTCGCTATTAAACAACAGGGCTTTAGCGATCGCCAAATCGCCTTCGCCACCAACAGCAGCGAGGACGAAGTGAGAAGTTATCGCAAGGGTTTAGGTATTATTCCCGTTTATAAAATGGTGGATACCTGCGCGGCGGAATTTGAGGCCCTAACGCCCTATTATTATTCCACCTACGAACGGGTAGAATCGGAAGTTTTACCCTCCGATAAACGCAAAGTGATGATCCTTGGTGGTGGTCCCAATCGCATCGGTCAGGGGATAGAATTTGACTACTGTTGTTGTCATGCCGCTTTTTCCCTCAGTAACGCTGGTTTTGAGACGATTATGGTCAACTCTAACCCGGAAACTGTCTCCACCGATTACGATACCAGCGATCGCCTTTACTTTGAACCCCTGACTAAAGAGGATGTCTTAAATATCATTGAAGCGGAACAACCAGAGGGTTTAATTATTCAATTCGGTGGGCAAACACCCTTAAAACTGGCGGTTCCCCTGCAAAAATATTTAGAATCGCCTAATTGTCCCGTAAATACCAAAATTTGGGGAACTTCACCCGATTCGATCGATGCTGCCGAAGACCGGGAACGTTTTGAAAAAATCCTCCGAGAATTAGATATCCGACAACCCCCCAACGGTATTGCCCGCAGTTTCCAAGAATCCCAAGCAGTGGCTAAACGCATCGGTTATCCTGTGGTAGTACGTCCGTCCTACGTTTTAGGCGGTCGGGCGATGGAAATCGTCTATTCCGATAGCGAATTGGAACGCTATATGAAGTATGCGGTACAGATAGAACCGGATCACCCGATTTTAATCGATAAATTCCTCGAAAATGCCATCGAAGTGGATGTGGATGCCCTGTCAGATACAACGGGAACAGTAGTTATCGGGGGATTAATGGAACATATCGAACAAGCGGGCGTACATTCGGGCGATTCTGCCTGTTCTATCCCCCATACGTCCCTGAGCGCCCCGGTTTTAACCACAATTCGACAATGGACGGTGGAACTAGCGAAAGCTTTAAAAGTAATCGGTTTGATGAATATCCAGTATGCGGTACAGGGGGAGACAGTTTATATCTTAGAAGCGAATCCCCGCGCCAGTCGTACCGTTCCCTACGTTTCCAAAGCAACGGGAGTTCCTTTAGCAAAAGTTGCCTCCCTCGTCATGTCGGGCAAAACCCTAGCAGAATTGGGTATCATCAGCGAAGCAATTCCCCGTCATATTGCCGTAAAAGAAGCGGTTTTACCCTTCCAGAAGTTCCCCGGTGCCGATACTCTCCTGGGACCAGAAATGCGTTCTACAGGGGAAGTAATGGGGATTGACAGCGATTTTGGCAAAGCTTTCGCTAAAGCGGAAATGGCCGCTGGCGTGATTTTAGCCACCAGTGGGACCGTTTTTGTCTCGATGAATGATCGCGATAAAACCCCGATGGTCCCCGTGGTTAAGGATCTGCAATCCCTCGGTTTTCGCGTTGTCGCCACTTCGGGAACTCGTGAAGTTTTGTTAGAAAACGGTTGCGAAAATATCGATTTAGTGCTAAAGATTCACGAAGGCCGCCCCCACGTTATCGATTGGATCAAAAATGACTGGATTCAGTTTATTGTCAATACTCCCAGTGGTGAAGAATCCCAAAACGATGGCCGACAAATTCGCCGTACTGCCCTCGATTATAAGTTACCAATTATCACCACTATCGCTGGGGCAAAAGCGACAGTAGCGGCCTTAAAATCCCTGCAATCCCAACCTTTAGAGGTGAAAGCTTTACAGGATTATCTCGCCTAA